CCACTTCATCGACGATGCCAATGACGCACAGATCGACCGGTGATAATTCGCTGCGATGCGCCTGGCGTGCGGAACTGCCGCTGACCAGCAGTACCCACTCTCCGGTTCCCGCCCCGATACTGTCGATAGCGACGGCACACTGCCCGTCGGGGTTGCCCTGGGCATCGATCATTTCCACCATCAGCAATTTGTCATGCGCCAGTCCCTGATGGCGGACGGTACATACGATTTGTCCTGTGACGACTGCCAGTTTCATATCCGCCTCCATGGATTGCCCGTTGGGTCGTAGGCCTTGAATCTGCGCACCATCAGGCAATGGCGCGCATTCATGCCGGATGGCGACGCTGCGCGTCTTATCCGGCCTACCATCAAATGTTGCTGTCGCCTTTGAAGCTGATCGGGAACACTTCTTCCAGATCGCCGTGCGGGCGTGGAATCACGTGTACGGAGACCAACTCGCCAATGCGCTGCGCCGCAGCGGCGCCAGCATCGGTTGCGGCTTTGCACGCCGCCACATCGCCACGCACCATGGCAGTACACAGGCCACCGCCAATCTGCTTCACGCCGACCAGCTTCACGCGCGCGGCTTTTACCATCGCATCGGAGGCCTCAATCAGCGCAACCAGGCCCCGGGTTTCAATCATTCCTAATGCTTCCATCGTGTTTTCCTCTCATTAAAGGGGTCCAGAACGGGACCGTTCATTCAACCAGT
This DNA window, taken from Salmonella enterica subsp. enterica serovar Typhimurium str. LT2, encodes the following:
- the eutN gene encoding putative detox protein in ethanolamine utilization (ethanolamine utilization protein EUTN. (SW:EUTN_SALTY)) → MEADMKLAVVTGQIVCTVRHQGLAHDKLLMVEMIDAQGNPDGQCAVAIDSIGAGTGEWVLLVSGSSARQAHRSELSPVDLCVIGIVDEVVAGGKVVFHK
- the eutM gene encoding putative detox protein in ethanolamine utilization (ethanolamine utilization protein EUTM precursor. (SW:EUTM_SALTY)), encoding MEALGMIETRGLVALIEASDAMVKAARVKLVGVKQIGGGLCTAMVRGDVAACKAATDAGAAAAQRIGELVSVHVIPRPHGDLEEVFPISFKGDSNI